In Heptranchias perlo isolate sHepPer1 chromosome 16, sHepPer1.hap1, whole genome shotgun sequence, one genomic interval encodes:
- the cdt1 gene encoding DNA replication factor Cdt1, translated as MAQVKLTDFYPQNKKAKRGPLSAKRRAAGVDGGVTARTEPLAAKPRQSRRKLLERPAATAQTRASSGGSEAPVISDGGNVCKSEPTGRGESCAILAQEPGVDKRVPALEYLVTPSKDKRTAAEFDLGSDVFGADADGLQSSSAKKRCRYDSVDGTDQRPAPKSGPSSQRPDGVRSARRSLVLQPREEETRVPEKTKPKQTVPGGSEPRDLSTYEATALRKAISKPPGPQNSNRTNQQTSTTPGKEGLLSLKAQLQRIQKLDKTATSFAPTSELNSDIKRRLKRVKELELKVQEKKAEREKATEQESTLSIDERAKAPAFQRFHNLAQDIPPGLTLPFKYKLLAEMFRSMDTVVSILFNRSETVTFAKVKQGVQDMTRKQFEKRNVGQIKTIYPSAYKFRQEKGIPTWSDSLKRSSYQLTLDPVFEGEENSDGRTQLTASRLLLRRRIFSRNLVNIVKQYHKVFLASLNPPMHVPNGKLTRWHPRFNVDEIPDITAAELPQPPDLEKLTTAQEVLDKARSVMTPKMEKALANMALKTVETAMAATTEQKKEPNVVSPCLSPGASNALKGVSQSLLERIRAKEAQKMQAAMTRSPAQTERLHMMLRLPEITRILRNVFVAEKKPALIIAVACNRVVDSYRSAMALDDMEKHLRLLADVVPDWLSIHPIRKDVYLKLNKNMELNVVAEKIAKKMREEEQA; from the exons atggcgcAGGTCAAACTAACAGACTTTTACCCCCAGAACAAAAAAGCGAAGCGAGGCCCGCTGTCTGCGAAACGCAGGGCGGCGGGAGTTGACGGCGGTGTGACTGCCCGGACCGAGCCGCTTGCAGCCAAACCCAGACAATCGCGGAGGAAGCTGTTGGAAAGACCGGCGGCCACTGCACAAACTCGGGCTTCGAGCGGCGGAAGCGAAGCGCCTGTAATTTCGGACGGTGGAAACGTTTGCAAATCCGAGCCCACAGGCCGGGGGGAAAGTTGCGCGATTCTCGCTCAAGAGCCCGGGGTAGATAAGAGAGTTCCCGCACTTGAGTACCTCGTGACACCGTCCAAAGACAAACGGACAGCCGCCGAGTTTGATTTGGGATCGGACGTGTTCGGGGCCGATGCCGATGGGCTTCAGTCCAGCTCCGCGAAGAAGCGCTGCCGTTATGATTCAGTCGATGGAACCGACCAGCGGCCTGCACCGAAATCGGGTCCCAGTTCGCAGCGTCCGGATGGCGTGCGATCTGCCCGGAGAAGTCTGGTGTTGCAGCCGCGGGAAGAAGAGACTCGGGTTCCAGAAAAGACCAAACCTAAACAAACGGTTCCAGGGGGATCCGAACCCAGG gatttatccacctaTGAAGCAACAGCATTAAGGAAAGCCATTTCCAAGCCTCCAGGACCACAAAATTCAAataggacaaaccagcag ACCAGCACAACACCTGGAAAGGAAGGTCTTTTGAGTTTAAAAGCCCAACTGCAAAGAATCCAGAAACTTGACAAAACAGCTACTTCATTTGCTCCTACGTCAGAATTGAATAGTGATATCAAGAGGCGCCTAAAACGGGTTAAAGAACTGGAATTGAAAGTACAAGAAAAGAAAGCAGAACGGGAAAAGGCAACTGAACAGGAGTCAACATTGAGCATAGATGAGAG GGCAAAGGCACCAGCATTCCAGCGTTTCCACAATTTAGCACAGGATATCCCACCAGGGTTGACCCTGCCATTCAAGTACAAACTGTTAGCAGAGATGTTTCGTAGTATGGACACTGTCGTGAGCATATTGTTCAATCGCTCGGAGACCGTTACCTTTGCCAAGGTGAAACAGGGTGTCCAGGACATGACGCGGAA GCAATTTGAGAAGCGCAATGTTGGGCAGATTAAGACAATTTACCCTTCTGCGTACAAGTTCAGGCAGGAAAAGGGAATTCCAACATGGAGTGACTCTCTGAAGAGATCCAGCTACCAGCTCACCCTTGATCCTGTGTTTGAAGGAG AGGAGAATTCTGATGGCCGCACACAACTAACAGCATCTCGCTTACTTCTGCGCCGTCGCATCTTTAGCCGAAACCTTGTGAACATTGTGAAACAATACCATAAG GTATTCCTGGCTTCTCTTAACCCTCCAATGCATGTACCCAATGGCAAACTAACACGATGGCACCCACGTTTTAATGTGGATGAAATTCCAGACATTACTGCTGCTGAGCTGCCCCAGCCCCCGGATTTAGAGAAGCTAACAACTGCTCAAGAAGTCCTGGATAAAGCTCGCAGTGTGATGACACCAAAG atggaGAAAGCACTTGCTAACATGGCCCTCAAAACTGTAGAAACTGCCATGGCTGCTACTACTGAACAGAAGAAGGAACCAAATGTTGTGAGCCCATGTCTAAGTCCTGGTGCATCCAATGCACTGAAAGGGGTTTCTCAGAGTCTGCTGGAGAGG ATTCGTGCTAAAGAAGCTCAGAAAATGCAGGCAGCAATGACGAGAAGTCCTGCACAAACAGAACGTCTCCATATGATGTTGCGACTTCCTGAGATAACAAGAATTCTGCGCAACGTCTTTGTGGCAGAGAAGAAACCAGCTTTGATTATTGCAGTGGCATGCAACAGGGTGGTTGACAGCTATCGATCAGCGATGGCCCTAG atGATATGGAGAAACATTTGCGGTTACTGGCTGACGTCGTTCCAGACTGGCTGAGTATCCATCCAATCAGAAAAGATGTGTACCTGAAGCTGAACAAGAACATGGAGTTGAATGTGGTTGCCGAGAAAATTGCAAAAAAGATGAGAGAGGAGGAACAAGCATaa